In a genomic window of Muntiacus reevesi chromosome 1, mMunRee1.1, whole genome shotgun sequence:
- the RXFP4 gene encoding relaxin-3 receptor 2: MPTLNTSAPLPALWVNASGGSMLSAADTTMPVGFLALRISMALAYGLVGAVGLLGNLAVLWVLGNCARRAPCPPSDTFVFNLALADLGLALTLPFWAAESALDFHWPFGGALCKTVLTATVLNIYASIFLITALSVARYWVVAMAAGPGTHLSLFWARVAALATWVAAALVTVPTAVFGAEGEVSGVRLCLLRFPSRYWLGAYQLQRVVLAFMVPLGIITTSYLLLLAFLRRRHRRWRDSRGVAHSIRILLASFFLCWFPNHVVTLWGVLVKFELVPWDSTFYTVHTYVSPVTTCLAHTNSCLNPVLYCLLRREPRRALADAFRELRARLRPQGRGWVRQVALKEMGRRWTESTPQEGGLSTMLTNLDKGTPG, encoded by the coding sequence ATGCCCACGCTCAATACCTCTGCCCCCCTGCCCGCTCTCTGGGTCAACGCCTCTGGAGGCAGCATGCTGAGTGCTGCTGACACCACGATGCCTGTTGGGTTCCTAGCCCTGAGGATCTCAATGGCCCTGGCTTATGGGCTTGTGGGGGCTGTCGGCTTGCTGGgaaatttggctgtgctgtgggTGCTGGGTAACTGTGCTCGGCGAGCCCCTTGCCCACCTTCTGACACTTTCGTCTTCAACCTGGCTCTGGCAGACCTGGGGCTGGCACTCACCCTCCCCTTCTGGGCAGCCGAGTCGGCACTGGACTTCCACTGGCCCTTCGGAGGTGCCCTCTGCAAGACAGTCCTAACGGCCACCGTCCTCAACATCTACGCCAGCATCTTCCTCATCACAGCATTGAGTGTGGCCCGGTACTGGGTGGTGGCCATGGCTGCAGGACCAGGCACCCACCTCTCGCTCTTCTGGGCCCGCGTGGCCGCCCTGGCCACGTGGGTGGCGGCTGCTCTGGTGACGGTGCCCACAGCTGTCTTTGGGGCCGAGGGTGAGGTGAGTGGCGTGCGCCTGTGCCTGCTGCGTTTCCCCAGCAGGTATTGGCTGGGGGCCTACCAGCTGCAGAGGGTGGTCCTGGCCTTCATGGTGCCACTGGGCATCATCACCACCAGCTACCTGCTGCTGCTGGCCTTCCTGCGGCGACGGCACCGGCGATGGCGGGACAGCAGGGGCGTGGCCCACTCCATCCGCATCCTTCTGGCCTCCTTCTTCCTCTGCTGGTTCCCCAACCATGTGGTCACCCTCTGGGGTGTCCTGGTGAAGTTTGAGCTGGTGCCCTGGGACAGCACTTTCTACACCGTCCACACCTATGTCTCTCCCGTCACCACCTGCCTGGCACACACCAACAGCTGCCTCAACCCCGTGCTGTACTGCCTTCTCAGGCGGGAGCCCCGGCGGGCCCTGGCAGACGCCTTCAGGGAGCTGCGAGCAAGGCTGCGGCCCCAGGGTCGGGGCTGGGTGAGACAGGTGGCCCTAAAGGAAATGGGCAGGAGGTGGACAGAGAGCACCCCTCAGGAGGGTGGCCTTTCTACCATGCTCACCAACCTGGACAAAGGGACACCTGGGTGA